One window from the genome of Heliomicrobium undosum encodes:
- a CDS encoding ABC transporter ATP-binding protein: MAWSAVSLSVSSISSVSSVSAVSVAFPTAAAGSTGANRATGALSSEGEQRERQLLHRVNGCLMSGEILSVLGPSGSGKSTLLRVLNRLFPIDGGKIQFKEQPLESWPVTELRRRVSFIAQQPAFFPGTAEENLTYGTRLWNLPCDPVRLMKTVRLEADLLRQPVDTLSGGQQQRLALARSLALDPDVLLLDEPTSALDIHTTREIEEMVTALAGRERKGVIWVTHDPEQARRVSQRLLLLDEGHVIADLPKDAFFSDKAGAGVRSFLAISDGSNGGKEVEK; this comes from the coding sequence TTGGCCTGGTCAGCCGTTTCCCTGAGCGTTTCCTCCATTTCCTCGGTTTCCTCGGTTTCCGCCGTTTCCGTTGCTTTCCCCACCGCCGCAGCCGGCTCCACTGGCGCGAATCGCGCGACCGGCGCCTTATCCAGTGAGGGGGAACAAAGGGAACGTCAACTCCTTCATCGCGTCAATGGGTGCTTGATGTCTGGAGAGATCCTGTCCGTTCTCGGTCCCTCCGGTTCCGGAAAAAGCACCCTCCTGCGGGTGCTCAATCGCCTCTTCCCCATCGACGGCGGCAAAATCCAGTTTAAAGAACAGCCGCTGGAAAGCTGGCCCGTCACCGAACTGCGGCGGCGCGTCTCCTTTATCGCCCAGCAGCCGGCCTTTTTCCCCGGCACAGCGGAGGAGAACCTCACCTACGGCACGCGCCTCTGGAACCTGCCCTGCGACCCTGTGCGGTTGATGAAAACCGTTCGCCTCGAAGCGGACCTGCTCCGCCAACCCGTCGACACCCTCTCCGGCGGCCAGCAGCAGCGCCTGGCGCTCGCCCGCTCTCTCGCCCTTGACCCAGATGTGCTCCTTCTGGACGAACCCACGTCAGCCCTGGACATCCATACGACGCGGGAAATCGAGGAGATGGTGACAGCGCTGGCCGGGAGAGAGCGAAAAGGGGTGATCTGGGTCACCCACGACCCGGAGCAGGCCCGCCGGGTAAGCCAGCGGCTCCTCCTGCTCGACGAAGGCCACGTGATCGCAGACCTGCCGAAAGATGCGTTTTTCTCAGACAAGGCTGGCGCAGGGGTACGGTCCTTTTTGGCGATCTCTGACGGAAGCAACGGTGGGAAGGAGGTGGAAAAATGA
- a CDS encoding ABC transporter permease — protein MSLTALTLSLSFVAISLAISYREQLGLEKDMMIGTIRAFLQLFAIGYVLQLVFDLRSLPGILAILTVMIAVAVQNAAKRAFALPRPKARLYILGALVLAETLTLGLLLSLGIVPLEPRFIIPLSGMIVGNAMIASGLTINRLQAELSSQKAQVLAALSLGATSRQAAARAIKAAVKAGMSPTIDSMKTVGLVQLPGMMTGQIIAGASPVEAVKYQILIHLVMMGATAVASIAVGLSCYRPFFTAEHQLSRHYPGAVQ, from the coding sequence ATGAGCCTAACCGCGCTGACGCTCAGCTTGAGTTTTGTCGCCATCTCCCTGGCCATCTCCTACCGGGAGCAACTGGGCCTGGAAAAGGACATGATGATCGGCACGATACGGGCCTTTCTCCAACTCTTCGCCATCGGCTATGTACTGCAGCTCGTCTTCGATCTGCGCTCCCTGCCAGGCATCCTGGCCATTCTAACCGTCATGATCGCCGTGGCCGTCCAAAACGCCGCCAAGCGCGCCTTCGCCCTGCCCCGCCCAAAGGCGCGGCTCTACATCCTGGGCGCTCTTGTCCTGGCCGAGACGCTCACCTTGGGCCTGCTGCTCAGCCTGGGCATCGTGCCATTGGAACCACGGTTCATCATCCCATTAAGCGGGATGATCGTGGGCAACGCCATGATTGCTTCGGGACTGACCATCAACCGTTTGCAGGCGGAACTGTCGAGCCAAAAGGCGCAGGTGCTGGCCGCGCTCTCTTTAGGAGCCACCTCCCGCCAGGCGGCGGCTAGAGCAATCAAGGCGGCGGTGAAAGCCGGGATGAGCCCCACCATCGACAGCATGAAGACGGTGGGCCTGGTCCAATTGCCAGGAATGATGACCGGCCAGATCATCGCCGGCGCAAGCCCCGTCGAGGCCGTCAAATACCAGATCCTGATCCACCTCGTCATGATGGGCGCCACGGCCGTCGCCAGCATAGCCGTCGGCCTCTCCTGCTACCGGCCCTTTTTTACGGCGGAGCACCAGTTGTCGCGCCACTATCCAGGCGCGGTCCAGTAA